One window of the Shimwellia blattae DSM 4481 = NBRC 105725 genome contains the following:
- the yafC gene encoding DNA-binding transcriptional regulator YafC, whose protein sequence is MKASSDELAIFVAVVESGSFSRAAEQLGQANSAVSRAVKKLEMKLGVSLLNRTTRQLSLTEEGERYFRRVQHVLQEMAAAENEIIESRQTPRGLLRIDAATPVVLHYLTPLIKPFRERYPEMSLSLVSSETFINLIERKVDVAIRAGNLGDSSLRARPLFISYRKIIASPEYLARNGVPQTVNDLAHHVCLGFTEPTSLNTWPVACGDGQLHQVTSDLSSNSGETLKQLCLTGNGIACLSDYMVDKEIASGTLVEVLADKRLPVEMPFSAVYYSDRAVSTRIRAFIDFLSEHAKKPV, encoded by the coding sequence ATGAAAGCATCCTCAGATGAACTGGCTATTTTTGTGGCCGTTGTCGAAAGCGGCAGTTTTAGCCGTGCGGCTGAACAACTGGGCCAGGCCAATTCCGCCGTGAGCCGCGCGGTGAAAAAGCTGGAAATGAAGCTCGGTGTCAGCCTGCTGAACCGGACAACCCGGCAACTGAGCCTTACGGAGGAGGGAGAGCGCTATTTTCGCCGGGTGCAACATGTGCTACAGGAGATGGCCGCAGCAGAGAACGAGATTATCGAAAGCCGCCAGACCCCGCGCGGGCTGTTGCGTATTGATGCGGCCACACCGGTGGTTCTTCATTATCTGACACCGCTGATTAAGCCATTTCGTGAGCGCTACCCGGAGATGAGCCTGTCGCTGGTCTCCTCAGAAACCTTTATCAACCTGATTGAGCGTAAAGTGGATGTGGCTATCCGGGCCGGGAATCTCGGCGACTCCAGCCTGCGGGCCAGACCGCTGTTTATCAGCTACCGCAAGATAATCGCCTCCCCGGAATATCTGGCCCGTAACGGTGTGCCGCAAACCGTTAACGATCTGGCGCACCATGTCTGCCTCGGGTTCACAGAGCCCACATCACTGAATACCTGGCCTGTCGCCTGTGGCGACGGGCAGCTGCATCAGGTGACGTCAGATCTCTCGTCTAATAGCGGGGAGACGCTAAAACAGCTGTGTCTTACCGGGAACGGGATCGCCTGCCTGTCGGATTATATGGTGGATAAGGAGATAGCCAGCGGAACGCTGGTAGAGGTGCTGGCGGATAAACGCCTGCCGGTGGAGATGCCATTTAGCGCGGTGTATTACAGTGATCGGGCGGTGAGCACCCGGATCCGGGCATTTATTGATTTTCTCAGCGAGCATGCCAAAAAACCGGTATAA
- the csgD gene encoding biofilm master transcriptional regulator CsgD, translated as MTNEAAIDSNTLLLVTKPSLQASALLQQLKNLVGINTRLHNIQKSMDETIAHNTLILFDMMEADRRIIEIWQSAMSRYHESVKLLLLNTPDSYHFHDIETWPRISAVFYLSSDGKKVVEGIKNVIRGECYFSQEFANYLLTQSGTFRQIHGEASSLTHREKEILNKLRIGASNTEIARLLFISENTVKTHLYKLFKKISVKNRTQAASWANNNLKR; from the coding sequence ATGACTAATGAAGCAGCAATTGATTCGAATACCCTTTTGTTAGTGACAAAACCATCTTTGCAAGCAAGCGCGTTATTGCAGCAACTGAAGAATCTCGTGGGTATTAATACCAGACTACATAACATCCAGAAATCAATGGATGAAACCATTGCGCATAATACGCTGATACTTTTCGATATGATGGAGGCAGATCGCCGTATCATAGAGATTTGGCAGTCAGCCATGAGCCGTTACCATGAAAGCGTAAAACTGTTATTACTGAATACACCAGACAGTTATCACTTTCATGATATTGAAACCTGGCCACGGATCAGTGCTGTTTTTTACCTGTCCAGCGACGGTAAAAAAGTTGTGGAGGGGATCAAAAACGTTATTCGCGGCGAGTGCTACTTCTCGCAAGAGTTTGCCAATTACCTGCTTACGCAGTCCGGCACATTCCGGCAGATCCACGGTGAGGCATCCAGCCTGACGCACCGGGAAAAAGAGATCCTGAACAAACTGAGGATTGGCGCCTCCAATACCGAGATCGCCCGCTTACTGTTTATCAGTGAGAACACGGTAAAAACACATCTGTATAAACTCTTTAAGAAAATATCCGTCAAAAACCGCACTCAGGCGGCGTCCTGGGCTAACAATAACCTTAAGCGTTAA
- the mltD gene encoding murein transglycosylase D, with translation MKAKAILLVASVLLAGCQSSKHDGAVQQHAQSLSAASQSEAAGRANNARWLDDGTSFAQNQNLWASISDELKMGIPENDRIREQKQKYLRNKSYLHDVTLRAEPYMYWIAGQVKKRNLPMELVLLPIVESAFNPHATSAANAAGIWQIVPSTGRNYGLKQTRNYDARRDVVASTTAALNMMQRLNRMFDGDWLLTVAAYNSGEGRVLKAIKANKARGKATDFWSLSLPQETKMYVPKMLALSEILKNNKKYGVRLPTPDESRALARVKVDSPVDMSQLAEVTGMSLTKLKAFNAGYRNTTVVGKNGPQYVMVPRKHAALVRKSIAAGDVTSAQPASSLAKNSGITYKVRRGDSLSSIARKHGVDVKDLMRWNTDADALRPGDQLTLYLRASDRPDT, from the coding sequence ATGAAGGCAAAAGCGATATTACTCGTCGCCTCTGTCCTGCTTGCGGGGTGCCAGTCGTCAAAACATGACGGAGCGGTCCAACAGCATGCTCAGAGCCTTTCTGCGGCAAGTCAGAGTGAAGCGGCAGGTCGGGCAAATAATGCACGTTGGCTGGATGACGGAACCAGCTTCGCGCAAAACCAGAACCTGTGGGCCTCAATCAGCGACGAGCTAAAGATGGGGATTCCGGAAAATGACCGGATTCGTGAACAAAAGCAAAAATACTTAAGAAATAAGAGCTATCTCCACGATGTAACGTTACGGGCAGAGCCGTATATGTACTGGATAGCCGGGCAAGTGAAAAAACGTAACCTGCCAATGGAGCTGGTACTCCTACCCATAGTGGAGAGCGCTTTTAACCCGCATGCGACATCCGCCGCAAATGCCGCTGGCATCTGGCAGATTGTTCCGAGCACGGGGCGTAATTATGGCTTAAAACAGACGCGCAACTATGATGCACGCCGGGATGTTGTGGCTTCGACCACTGCGGCCCTGAATATGATGCAGCGTCTGAACCGTATGTTTGATGGTGACTGGCTTCTGACGGTCGCAGCCTATAACAGCGGTGAAGGCCGGGTACTGAAGGCAATCAAAGCGAATAAAGCGCGTGGCAAAGCTACGGACTTTTGGTCGCTTTCACTGCCACAAGAAACCAAAATGTACGTGCCTAAAATGCTGGCCCTGAGTGAGATCCTCAAAAACAACAAGAAGTACGGCGTACGGCTGCCAACACCAGACGAAAGCCGTGCCCTGGCGCGTGTTAAAGTGGATTCACCGGTAGATATGTCCCAGCTGGCGGAAGTTACCGGTATGTCGCTGACGAAACTCAAAGCGTTCAATGCCGGATACCGCAACACGACTGTTGTCGGCAAAAATGGCCCGCAGTATGTGATGGTGCCCCGTAAACATGCGGCACTGGTGCGTAAGTCTATCGCCGCTGGCGATGTTACCTCCGCGCAACCGGCATCCTCACTGGCGAAAAACAGCGGCATTACCTACAAAGTACGCCGTGGTGATTCGCTCTCCAGTATCGCCCGTAAACACGGTGTGGACGTGAAGGATCTGATGCGCTGGAACACCGATGCTGACGCCCTGAGACCTGGCGATCAGCTGACGCTATACCTGCGTGCCAGCGATCGTCCGGATACCTGA
- a CDS encoding MFS transporter, translating to MPLALLALTISAFAIGTTEFVIVGLVPAIAQQLSVSLPSAGLLVSIYALGVAIGAPVLTALTGRLPRKQLLIGLMVLFTIGNLIAWQAPGYNTLIIARLLTGLAHGVFFSIGSTIATSLVPKEKGATAIAIMFGGLTVALVTGVPLGTFIGQHFGWRETFLVVSLIGVIALISSIILVPSDIPTREPASLRSQLQVITHPRLLLIYAVTALGYGGVFTAFTFLTPMMQDLAGFSASDVSIILLGYGVSVAIGNIWGGKLADKHGAASALKFIFAVLSALLLVFQFTVSHHYAALVTVLVMGIFAFGNVPGLQVYVVQKAAEYTPDAVDVASGLNIAAFNIGIALGSIIGGQTVATLGLAQTPWIGAVIVALALVLIIWSGRLDRNVSRAPAALCSEG from the coding sequence ATGCCACTTGCGTTACTGGCGCTGACTATCAGCGCATTTGCCATCGGGACCACCGAGTTTGTTATTGTGGGTCTGGTGCCAGCCATTGCACAGCAGCTCTCCGTAAGCCTGCCTTCCGCCGGTCTGCTGGTTTCTATTTATGCCCTGGGGGTCGCCATTGGTGCTCCGGTACTGACCGCGTTAACGGGCCGGTTGCCGCGTAAGCAGCTGCTGATCGGCCTGATGGTATTATTTACTATCGGCAACCTGATTGCCTGGCAGGCGCCGGGTTACAACACGCTGATTATTGCCCGCCTGCTGACCGGGCTGGCGCACGGGGTCTTCTTCTCGATAGGCTCAACCATTGCCACAAGCCTGGTCCCGAAAGAGAAGGGGGCTACCGCCATTGCCATTATGTTCGGCGGGTTAACCGTCGCACTGGTGACCGGTGTACCGCTGGGCACGTTTATCGGCCAGCATTTTGGCTGGCGTGAAACCTTCCTGGTGGTCTCCCTGATTGGCGTGATTGCCCTGATAAGCAGCATTATCCTGGTGCCGTCAGACATTCCCACCCGTGAGCCTGCCAGCCTGCGCTCGCAGTTGCAGGTGATTACCCACCCGCGTTTGCTGCTGATTTATGCGGTAACGGCACTGGGTTACGGCGGGGTATTTACCGCGTTCACCTTCCTGACGCCCATGATGCAGGATCTGGCCGGGTTTAGCGCCTCTGATGTGAGTATTATCCTGCTTGGCTATGGGGTATCGGTTGCCATCGGTAATATCTGGGGCGGGAAGCTGGCCGATAAACACGGTGCGGCCAGCGCGCTGAAATTCATTTTCGCGGTGCTGTCTGCCCTGCTGCTGGTGTTCCAGTTTACCGTCAGCCACCACTACGCGGCGCTGGTGACGGTGCTGGTGATGGGGATCTTCGCCTTCGGTAATGTTCCCGGCCTGCAGGTGTATGTGGTGCAGAAAGCCGCAGAATATACCCCGGATGCGGTGGATGTTGCCTCCGGCCTGAATATTGCCGCGTTTAATATCGGGATTGCCCTGGGCTCGATTATCGGTGGTCAGACGGTGGCAACACTTGGCCTGGCGCAGACCCCGTGGATTGGCGCGGTGATTGTTGCGCTGGCGCTGGTGCTGATTATCTGGAGCGGGCGGCTGGATCGCAACGTCAGCCGGGCACCTGCGGCACTGTGCTCTGAAGGCTAA
- the gloB gene encoding hydroxyacylglutathione hydrolase — protein MNLTSIPAFQDNYIWVLSNNNRQCLIVDPGEAEPVLRAIDEHHWQPAGILLTHHHADHVGGVKALVARFPALPVWGPEETRNKGANHIVTGGDSISVMGLTLKAIFTPGHTSGHLCYYSKPYLFCGDTLFSGGCGRLFEGTADEMYQSFQKLNALPADTLICCAHEYTLSNLEFSASVLPRDPAIIQYLHEVKELRAKKQKTLPSTLEKEREINIFLRVDDIDLIKEICKETSLQHPQQRFAWLRARKDSF, from the coding sequence ATGAATCTTACCAGTATTCCAGCCTTTCAGGACAATTACATCTGGGTACTCAGCAATAACAACCGCCAGTGCCTGATTGTTGATCCCGGTGAGGCTGAGCCTGTCCTGCGCGCCATTGATGAGCATCACTGGCAACCCGCGGGGATCCTGCTGACTCATCACCATGCTGATCATGTCGGTGGGGTAAAGGCGCTTGTTGCGCGCTTTCCGGCATTGCCGGTCTGGGGGCCGGAAGAGACCCGTAATAAAGGAGCGAATCATATTGTCACCGGGGGAGATAGCATCAGCGTGATGGGGCTGACCCTTAAGGCAATATTCACGCCAGGTCACACTTCCGGACATTTGTGTTACTACAGCAAGCCTTATCTTTTTTGTGGCGATACGTTATTTTCTGGTGGCTGCGGGCGGCTTTTTGAAGGCACAGCAGATGAAATGTATCAGTCATTTCAAAAACTTAATGCACTTCCCGCCGACACATTGATATGTTGCGCACATGAGTACACATTAAGTAATCTTGAGTTTTCCGCGTCTGTTCTTCCCCGGGATCCGGCCATCATTCAATACCTCCATGAAGTTAAGGAGTTACGGGCAAAAAAACAAAAAACGTTGCCTTCAACCCTGGAAAAGGAGCGGGAAATTAATATTTTCTTAAGAGTTGATGATATTGATTTAATTAAAGAAATATGCAAAGAAACATCTTTGCAACACCCTCAGCAGCGATTTGCCTGGCTACGCGCCAGGAAAGACAGCTTCTGA
- the csgG gene encoding curli production assembly/transport protein CsgG: MRCYLLLLAAFMLTGCLTAAPKEAAKPTLLPRAQSYTDLTNLPPAAGRIFVSVYNIQDETGQFKPYPASNFSTAVPQSATAMLVSALKDSKWFIPLERQGLQNLLNERKIIRAAQENGSVAINNRQPLSSLVAANILIEGSIIGYESNVKSGGAGARYFGIGASTQYQLDQIAVNLRAVNVNTGEVLSSVNTSKTILSYEVQAGVFRFIDYQRLLEGELGYTTNEPVMLCLMSAIETGVIYLVNDGITRNLWQLQNPADVNAPVLQRYKNVPIPLEES; the protein is encoded by the coding sequence ATGCGCTGCTATTTATTACTTCTCGCTGCTTTTATGTTGACCGGATGCCTGACGGCAGCCCCAAAAGAGGCCGCAAAGCCCACACTGTTACCACGAGCACAAAGCTATACCGATTTAACCAATCTCCCCCCTGCGGCGGGGCGGATATTTGTCTCGGTCTATAATATTCAGGATGAGACCGGCCAGTTTAAGCCCTACCCGGCCAGTAACTTTTCTACCGCAGTGCCCCAAAGCGCCACGGCGATGCTGGTTTCAGCCCTTAAAGACTCTAAATGGTTTATTCCTCTGGAGCGCCAGGGCCTGCAAAATTTGCTTAATGAGCGCAAAATCATCCGGGCGGCTCAGGAAAACGGTAGCGTGGCTATCAATAACCGCCAGCCCCTGTCATCACTGGTGGCGGCCAATATCCTGATTGAGGGCTCGATTATTGGCTATGAGAGCAATGTTAAATCTGGCGGTGCCGGGGCCCGTTATTTCGGTATTGGCGCCAGCACCCAGTATCAGCTGGATCAGATAGCGGTGAACCTCCGGGCGGTCAATGTGAATACCGGCGAGGTGTTGTCATCGGTTAATACCAGTAAAACGATACTGTCTTATGAAGTTCAGGCGGGAGTGTTCCGGTTTATTGACTACCAGCGGTTGCTGGAAGGAGAGCTGGGCTATACCACCAATGAGCCGGTCATGCTGTGCCTGATGTCGGCCATAGAAACCGGTGTTATCTATCTGGTCAACGACGGCATTACCCGTAATCTCTGGCAGCTACAGAACCCGGCGGATGTTAATGCCCCGGTACTGCAGCGCTACAAAAACGTACCGATACCGCTTGAAGAATCCTGA
- the rnhA gene encoding ribonuclease HI, whose amino-acid sequence MVSVSRTICRVIAVLIGLVYVRLKFLITGSLPEMRKEVEIFTDGSCLGNPGPGGYGAILRYQQHEKTFSAGYRLTTNNRMELLAAIVALEALREHCNITLSTDSQYVRQGITQWIHNWKKRGWKTADKKPVKNVDLWQRLDAALSQHHITWQWVKGHAGHPENERCDELARAAANHPTFEDEGYLPGTPAS is encoded by the coding sequence GTGGTTTCGGTATCGAGGACTATCTGTCGTGTAATTGCAGTGCTCATAGGGCTCGTTTATGTCAGACTTAAGTTTTTAATCACAGGAAGTCTACCAGAGATGCGTAAAGAGGTAGAAATTTTCACCGACGGCTCCTGCCTTGGCAACCCGGGGCCCGGTGGCTATGGGGCTATTTTGCGTTACCAGCAGCACGAGAAAACCTTCAGCGCGGGATACCGGCTGACCACCAATAACCGCATGGAGCTGCTGGCCGCCATCGTGGCGCTGGAAGCGCTACGCGAGCACTGCAATATCACACTCAGTACCGACAGCCAGTACGTGCGCCAGGGCATAACCCAGTGGATCCACAACTGGAAAAAACGTGGCTGGAAAACCGCCGATAAAAAACCGGTGAAAAATGTCGATCTCTGGCAGCGGCTGGATGCGGCGCTCAGCCAGCATCACATCACCTGGCAGTGGGTTAAAGGCCATGCGGGGCACCCGGAAAACGAACGCTGTGATGAGCTGGCCCGCGCGGCGGCTAATCATCCCACTTTTGAGGACGAGGGGTATCTTCCCGGGACGCCTGCGTCCTGA
- the csgF gene encoding curli production assembly/transport protein CsgF, which produces MLLIISPLSWGGNMVYQFINPNFGGNPNNGTYLLNGAQAQNSYKDPDGYDFDANSYSALDNFTTAIQSQLLSNLMGNVSQGLPGRMVTQDFIVDIRNTDGELMMNVTDRKSGKVSTIQVQGLSTSN; this is translated from the coding sequence ATGTTACTGATAATATCCCCGCTCTCCTGGGGCGGGAATATGGTATATCAATTTATTAACCCTAACTTTGGCGGTAACCCCAATAACGGCACCTATCTGCTTAATGGTGCCCAGGCCCAGAACTCCTATAAGGATCCTGACGGCTACGATTTTGATGCCAACTCATATTCTGCCCTGGATAATTTCACCACGGCTATTCAGTCACAACTGCTGAGTAACCTGATGGGAAATGTCAGCCAGGGTCTGCCCGGGCGCATGGTCACACAGGATTTCATCGTGGATATACGTAATACCGATGGCGAATTAATGATGAACGTGACCGATCGCAAGAGCGGTAAAGTTTCCACCATTCAGGTTCAGGGTTTGTCTACGTCAAACTGA
- a CDS encoding class I SAM-dependent methyltransferase: MKPARIPQKLTAPQHWADIPWGEYYREALDRQLQPWLAKMFGFHLLKIGPLSAELNTDNCAISHQVTVASAGERVQVLADPHQLPFENRSVDACLLAHLLPWSPDPHCLVREVDRVLIDDGWMILSGFNPVSLLGLGKCLPVQRRRVPYNSRMFSMMRLTDWAALLNFEVLYQANFHVLPWQRLGGNLLNAHLPALGCMQVIVARKRTIPLTLNPQKKRKENAQLRPAVGATRQYREPLRTQASREDTPRPQKWDD; this comes from the coding sequence ATGAAACCGGCAAGGATACCTCAGAAACTCACAGCGCCGCAGCACTGGGCCGATATACCCTGGGGAGAATACTACCGGGAAGCGCTCGACCGCCAGTTGCAGCCGTGGCTCGCCAAAATGTTTGGCTTCCACCTGCTGAAAATTGGCCCCCTGAGTGCTGAGCTTAACACTGATAATTGCGCTATTTCACATCAGGTTACCGTGGCGTCTGCCGGGGAGCGGGTTCAGGTGCTGGCCGATCCGCACCAGCTGCCTTTTGAGAACCGCTCTGTCGATGCCTGCCTGCTGGCGCATTTGCTGCCATGGAGCCCGGATCCCCACTGCCTGGTGCGCGAGGTGGATAGGGTACTGATTGACGACGGCTGGATGATACTCAGCGGTTTTAACCCGGTAAGCCTGCTGGGGCTCGGGAAATGTCTGCCGGTTCAGCGCAGGCGTGTTCCCTATAATAGCCGTATGTTCAGTATGATGCGCCTGACAGACTGGGCCGCGCTGCTCAATTTTGAAGTGCTCTATCAGGCGAACTTCCATGTTCTGCCCTGGCAGCGCCTGGGGGGAAATTTGCTTAACGCGCATCTGCCGGCGCTGGGGTGCATGCAGGTGATTGTCGCCCGTAAGCGCACCATCCCGCTGACGCTCAACCCACAGAAAAAGCGCAAAGAAAATGCCCAGCTACGCCCGGCGGTGGGGGCCACCCGCCAGTACCGGGAGCCGCTCAGGACGCAGGCGTCCCGGGAAGATACCCCTCGTCCTCAAAAGTGGGATGATTAG
- a CDS encoding endonuclease/exonuclease/phosphatase family protein, giving the protein MRKKTYAMRYVAGQPAKRILPPSALAGTSSLTLAPGEPLYGEKTLRILVWNIFKQQRADWLSVLQNFGKGAHLMLLQEAQTTPELVHFATTHYLAADQVPAIVLPQHPSGVMTLSAAQPIYCCPLREREPILRLSKSALVTVYPLPDGRMLMVVNIHAVNFSLGVDVYSKQLDPIGDQIAHHQGPVIMAGDFNAWSRPRINALYRFAREMTLREVRFTDDHRKRAFGRPLDFVFYRGLSVREASVLVTSASDHNPLLVEFSPGKPA; this is encoded by the coding sequence GTGCGAAAAAAAACCTACGCCATGCGCTATGTTGCAGGGCAGCCCGCAAAACGCATCTTACCCCCTTCTGCCCTGGCCGGAACCAGTAGCCTGACACTGGCTCCCGGAGAGCCGCTGTACGGGGAGAAAACCCTGCGTATCCTGGTGTGGAATATCTTTAAACAGCAGCGTGCAGACTGGTTATCGGTGCTGCAGAATTTTGGCAAAGGCGCCCATCTGATGCTGCTGCAGGAGGCGCAGACCACCCCGGAACTGGTGCATTTCGCCACCACCCACTATCTGGCAGCCGATCAGGTGCCGGCCATTGTGCTGCCTCAGCACCCCTCTGGCGTGATGACCTTATCCGCAGCCCAGCCTATATACTGCTGCCCGCTGCGGGAACGGGAGCCTATCCTGCGTTTGTCTAAATCTGCCCTGGTGACTGTCTACCCCCTGCCGGACGGCAGAATGCTGATGGTGGTGAACATTCACGCGGTGAATTTCAGCCTGGGTGTTGATGTTTACAGTAAGCAGCTGGATCCCATCGGTGATCAGATTGCCCATCACCAGGGCCCGGTGATCATGGCCGGGGATTTTAATGCCTGGAGCCGCCCGCGAATTAACGCGTTATACCGATTTGCCCGGGAAATGACCCTGCGTGAGGTGCGTTTTACGGACGATCACCGCAAACGCGCATTTGGCCGCCCGCTCGATTTTGTCTTCTATCGCGGGCTCAGTGTCCGGGAAGCATCGGTCCTGGTGACCAGCGCCTCTGATCATAATCCGTTACTGGTGGAGTTCAGCCCCGGTAAGCCCGCCTGA
- the dkgB gene encoding 2,5-didehydrogluconate reductase DkgB, which yields MTIPVCGLGTFRLKDDVVIQSVKTALALGYRAIDTAQIYDNEAAIGQALAESGIARESLYLTTKIWTENLSAEKLIPSLKESLAKLGTDYVDLTLIHWPSPGNKVAVSEYMSALLEAKRQGLTREIGISNFTIALMEQAIAAVGADQIATNQIELSPYLQNRKVVEWAREHGIHITSYMTLAYGKALQDETILRIAQKHNATPAQVILSWAMGEGYSVIPSSTKRENLTSNLLAADLQLDQEDRQAIAALDRNDRLVSPESLAPAWDQ from the coding sequence ATGACCATTCCTGTATGCGGCCTGGGCACCTTCCGCCTGAAAGACGACGTTGTTATCCAGTCAGTAAAAACCGCGTTAGCGCTGGGATATCGCGCTATTGATACCGCCCAGATTTATGATAATGAAGCGGCCATCGGCCAGGCTCTGGCTGAAAGTGGTATCGCCCGGGAATCCCTGTACCTGACCACAAAAATCTGGACTGAAAACCTCAGCGCAGAAAAACTGATCCCAAGCCTCAAAGAAAGCCTGGCAAAACTGGGCACGGATTATGTGGATCTGACGCTTATCCACTGGCCGTCTCCGGGGAATAAAGTGGCGGTAAGTGAGTATATGTCAGCCTTGCTGGAGGCAAAGCGCCAGGGGCTTACCCGGGAGATTGGCATATCAAACTTCACCATCGCACTCATGGAGCAGGCGATAGCTGCCGTCGGGGCTGATCAGATAGCCACCAACCAGATTGAGCTCTCCCCATACCTGCAAAACCGTAAGGTTGTTGAGTGGGCCCGGGAGCACGGTATCCATATTACCTCGTATATGACTCTGGCCTACGGTAAAGCGCTGCAGGATGAGACTATCCTGCGTATTGCACAGAAACATAATGCGACACCGGCACAGGTTATCCTGAGCTGGGCGATGGGGGAGGGGTATTCGGTTATCCCGTCGTCCACTAAACGGGAGAATCTCACCAGTAACCTGCTGGCCGCTGATCTTCAGCTCGATCAGGAGGATCGCCAGGCCATCGCGGCACTGGATCGTAACGATCGTCTGGTGAGCCCGGAGAGCCTGGCACCGGCCTGGGATCAGTAA
- the dnaQ gene encoding DNA polymerase III subunit epsilon — protein MSTAITRQIVLDTETTGMNQIGAHYEGHRIIEIGAVEVINRRLTGNNYHVYLKPDRLVDPEAFNVHGIADEFLLDKPDFAAVADGFIDYIRGAELVIHNASFDIGFMDYEFSKLGRNLPKTDTFCKITDSLALARRMFPGKRNSLDALCSRYEIDNSKRTLHGALLDAQILADVYLAMTGGQTSLKFASENEGQQRQSEGAIQRIHRRAGSLRVVMASDEELNAHEQRLDLVQKKGGSCMWRG, from the coding sequence ATGAGCACTGCAATTACACGACAGATAGTCCTCGATACCGAAACCACCGGTATGAACCAGATAGGCGCCCACTATGAAGGGCACCGGATCATAGAGATTGGTGCGGTGGAGGTGATCAACCGGCGTTTAACGGGCAATAACTATCATGTGTATCTGAAGCCGGATCGGCTGGTGGATCCCGAAGCCTTTAACGTACACGGTATTGCGGATGAGTTTTTGCTGGATAAACCGGACTTCGCCGCAGTGGCCGACGGGTTTATTGACTACATCCGCGGGGCGGAGCTGGTCATTCATAACGCCTCGTTTGATATCGGCTTTATGGATTATGAATTCAGCAAGCTGGGTCGTAACCTGCCGAAGACCGACACCTTCTGTAAGATAACCGACAGCCTGGCGCTGGCGCGGCGTATGTTTCCCGGCAAGCGTAACAGCCTCGATGCGTTATGCTCCCGCTATGAGATAGACAACAGTAAGCGAACCCTGCACGGGGCACTGCTGGATGCCCAGATCCTGGCCGATGTTTATCTGGCGATGACCGGCGGGCAGACATCGCTGAAATTTGCGAGCGAAAACGAAGGGCAGCAGCGCCAGAGTGAGGGGGCAATTCAGCGGATTCATCGCCGTGCCGGTAGTCTACGGGTCGTTATGGCCAGTGACGAGGAGCTTAACGCCCATGAACAGCGCCTTGACCTGGTGCAGAAGAAGGGCGGAAGCTGCATGTGGCGGGGCTGA
- the csgE gene encoding curli production assembly/transport protein CsgE, translating to MASRNKICWLMLVLLYITGVNAQSAELQDPGLITDRTVTLVGHSFYRGFTDKWEQNYPETITINEKPSARWGSWITIKIGQDTLYQTLLFPNRKNFNKEVDTAIAGVAEAISRRQLDKALLGTGELAHDEF from the coding sequence ATGGCCAGCCGGAATAAAATTTGCTGGCTCATGCTGGTATTGCTCTATATCACCGGCGTGAATGCGCAGAGTGCGGAACTCCAGGATCCTGGGTTAATTACTGACCGGACAGTAACCCTGGTCGGGCACAGCTTTTATCGCGGGTTTACCGATAAATGGGAGCAAAATTATCCCGAAACGATCACCATAAATGAAAAACCCAGCGCCCGCTGGGGAAGCTGGATCACAATAAAAATAGGTCAGGACACCTTATATCAGACATTGTTATTTCCAAATCGAAAAAATTTCAATAAGGAAGTGGATACCGCCATTGCGGGAGTTGCTGAAGCCATATCACGACGTCAATTAGACAAAGCGTTACTTGGAACCGGGGAGCTTGCCCATGACGAATTTTAA